One Streptomyces sp. R28 DNA window includes the following coding sequences:
- a CDS encoding TetR/AcrR family transcriptional regulator: MVNSEAKTPRERYRAQVRTEIKQRAWEQIATAGASALSLNAIAKQMGMSGPALYRYFDGRDELITELVRDAYRSLADTFRVASEAGADVTALAHALRGWALQDPQRYFLIYGTPVPGYQAPADTTAISSEIMATLLDACAALPSDGRATPFEAHLEGHRDWADGHPAPSAALHRALTFWTRLHGVLSLELAGHFTGMGIDPAQLFAAELDGLAGAPAN; encoded by the coding sequence ATGGTGAACTCGGAAGCGAAGACTCCGCGTGAGCGCTACCGCGCCCAGGTGCGTACGGAGATCAAGCAGCGCGCGTGGGAACAGATCGCCACGGCGGGCGCGTCCGCCCTCTCCCTCAACGCGATCGCCAAGCAGATGGGCATGAGCGGACCCGCGCTGTACCGGTACTTCGACGGCCGCGACGAGCTGATCACCGAACTCGTCAGGGACGCGTACCGAAGCCTCGCCGACACCTTCCGCGTGGCCTCGGAGGCCGGTGCCGATGTGACCGCGCTGGCGCACGCCCTGCGGGGATGGGCCCTGCAGGACCCCCAGCGTTACTTCCTCATCTACGGCACACCCGTCCCCGGCTACCAGGCGCCCGCCGACACCACCGCGATCTCGTCCGAGATCATGGCGACCCTGTTGGACGCCTGTGCCGCGCTGCCCTCGGACGGGCGGGCGACACCGTTCGAGGCGCACCTCGAAGGCCACCGGGACTGGGCGGACGGCCATCCCGCCCCGTCCGCGGCCCTCCACCGGGCCCTGACCTTCTGGACCCGGCTGCACGGCGTCCTGTCCCTGGAACTCGCCGGCCACTTCACCGGTATGGGAATCGATCCCGCACAGCTCTTCGCCGCCGAGCTGGACGGCCTGGCGGGTGCCCCGGCGAACTGA